The DNA region CCGGCGCCTGCCCGGCCGCCCGCCGCGCCGCCGCGAACTCGGCGCGGGCCCGGCCCGGCCGGTACCCCTCGGCGCGGACCGTCTCGGCGCCCACCAGCACCACGTCCGACAGCGCCCGCAGCACACCGAAGATCCGCTTGTCGGCCGAACCGGAGAGCCCCTCCGAGAGCCCGTCCAGCCGGGCCCCGCCGTCCAGGCCGGCCACCATGTTGGCGCGCAGCCACGGCCGGCCGTGATTCACCTGGTCGGGGTACGCGTAGACGGCGGCGAGCGACTCCAGCGAGGCCGGGTCGGCGAACGGCCCGGCCAGCGGGCTGATCAACTGTTGCATGCCGCCAGTCTTCCACCGGCGCGCGCCGGCGGCCGGGGCCCGCCCCGTGCGCGGCCGGGCGTACCCTGTACTACCGTGCCAACAGCCTCACACCCCGAAGCCGTGATCGCCCCCGAGCCGATAGCCGCCACCGGCGGGGCCCCCGGACCGTCCGCGCTCACCGACCGGCGTCCCGTCGTCCCCGCCGAGCGGCTGGTCGCCGAGATGGTCCCGCCGCCGCGCTTCTCCGACGTGAGCTTCGGGACGTACATCCCGGACCCGACGCAGCCCAGCCAGTACGAGGCCGTCCAGGTCCTGGAGCAGTTCGCCGGCGCGCTCAACAGCGGCGGCGGGTCCGCCCCGAAGCGCAGCTGGTTCCGCCGCAGCGCCCCCGCGCCCACCGGCCCGGCCGGCGTCTACCTGGACGGCGGCTACGGCGTCGGCAAGACCCACCTGCTCGCCTCGCTCTGGCACGCCGCGCCCGGCCCCAAGGCCTTCGGGACCTTCGTCGAACTGACCAACCTGGTCGGCGCGCTCGGCTTCCAGCAGGCCGTGACCACGCTCTCCGGGCACCGCCTGCTCTGCATCGACGAGTTCGAGCTCGACGACCCGGGCGACACCGTCCTGGTCTCCACCCTGCTCGGCCGCCTGGTCGACAACGGCGTGCGGCTCTGCGCCACCTCGAACACCCTGCCCGAGAAGCTCGGCGAGGGCCGCTTCGCCGCCGCCGACTTCCTCCGCGAGATCCAGGGCCTGTCCGCGCACTTCCGCCCGATGCGGATCGACGGCCAGGACTACCGCCACCGGGGCCTGCCGGCCGCCCCGCCGCCGTACACCGACGCGCAGGTGGACGCCGCCGCGCACCGCACCCCCGGTGCCTCGCTGGACGACTTCGACGCCCTGCTCGGCCACCTCTCGGCCGTCCACCCCAGCCGCTACGGCGCGCTGCTGGACGACGTCACGGCGGTCTGCCTGCGCGGCGTCCGGCAGGTCGACGACCAGTCCACCGCGCTGCGCCTGGTCGTCCTCGCGGACCGGATGTACGACCGCGAGCTGCCGGTCACCGCGTCCGGGGTCCCCTTCGACCAGGTGTTCCCGGAGGAGATGCTGCGCGGCGGCTACCGCAAGAAGTACCTGCGGGCCGTCTCCCGCCTGGTCGCGCTCGCCCGCGACAGCGCCGCGTAGCGGACGGCGCCGTGTAGCGGACGGCGCCGCACGGCGGCCGGGGCCGGGCGGCTCACCGGGGCGGGTCATCTTTGTCGGTGGCGGGTCGTACGGTGGACACGTGCGCCCCATCACGAACATCGAGCGGTCAGAGACGCCCTTCGAGGTCGTCAGTCCCTACCAGCCCAACGGCGACCAGCCGGCGGCCATCGCCGAGCTGGAACGCCGGGTCCGGGGCGGCGAGAAGGACGTCGTCCTGCTCGGTGCCACCGGTACCGGCAAGTCGGCCACCACGGCCTGGATGATCGAGAAGCTCCAGCGCCCCACCCTGGTGATGGCGCCGAACAAGACCCTGGCCGCCCAGCTCGCCAACGAGTTCCGCGAGCTGCTGCCGAACAACGCGGTCGAGTACTTCGTCTCGTACTACGACTACTACCAGCCCGAGGCGTACGTCCCGCAGACGGACACCTACATCGAGAAGGACTCCTCGATCAACGAGGAGGTCGAGCGGCTGCGCCACTCCGCCACCAACTCGCTGCTCACCCGCCGGGACGTGGTCGTGGTCGCCTCCGTCTCCTGCATCTACGGCCTCGGCACCCCGCAGGAGTACGTGGACCGGATGGTGCGGCTCAAGGTCGGCGAGGAGATCGACCGCGACATCCTGCTCCGCCGCTTCGTCGACATCCAGTACACCCGCAACGACCTCGCCTTCACCCGCGGCACCTTCCGGGTCCGCGGCGACACCATCGAGATCTTCCCGGTCTACGAGGAACTCGCCGTCCGGATCGAGATGTTCGGCGACGAGATCGAGGCGCTGTACACCCTGCACCCGCTGACCGGCGAGATCATCAGCCAGGACGACTCCGTCCACGTCTTCCCGGCCTCGCACTACGTCGCAGGCCCGGAGCGGATGGAGCGCGCCGTCGGCGACATCGAGAAGGAGCTGGAGCAGACCCTCGCGCGGATGGAGAAGCAGGGCAAGCTGCTGGAGGCCCAGCGGCTGCGCATGCGCACCACCTACGACCTGGAGATGCTCCGCCAGATCGGCACCTGCTCCGGCGTCGAGAACTACTCGATGCACTTCGACGGCCGCGAGCCCGGCTCCCCGCCGAACACCCTGCTCGACTACTTCCCGGAGGACTTCCTCCTGGTCATCGACGAGTCGCACGTCACCGTCCCGCAGATCGGCGCGATGTACGAGGGCGACGCCTCGCGCAAGCGCACCCTGGTCGAGCACGGGTTCCGGCTGCCCTCCGCGATGGACAACCGCCCGCTGAAGTGGGAGGAGTTCCAGCAGCGGATCGGCCAGACCGTCTACCTCTCCGCCACCCCCGGCCAGTACGAGCTGTCCCGGGGCGACGGCCAGGTCGAGCAGATCATCCGCCCGACCGGCCTGATCGACCCCGAGGTGATCGTCAAGCCCACCGAGGGCCAGATCGACGACCTGGTGCACGAGGTCCGCAAGCGGGTGGAGCGGGACGAGCGCGTCCTGGTCACCACCCTGACCAAGAAGATGTCCGAGGACCTCACCGACTACATGCTCGGCCTCGACATCCGGGTCCGGTACCTGCACAGCGACATCGACACGCTGCGCCGGGTCGAGCTGCTGCGCGAGCTGCGGGCCGGCGAGTACGACGTGCTGGTCGGCATCAACCTGCTCCGCGAGGGCCTGGACCTCCCGGAGGTCTCCCTGGTGGCGATCCTGGACGCCGACAAGGAGGGCTTCCTGCGCTCCGGCACCTCGCTGATCCAGACCATCGGCCGTGCCGCCCGCAACGTCTCCGGGCAGGTCCACATGTACGCGGACCGGATCACCCCGGCGATGGAGAAGGCCATCGGGGAGACCAACCGCCGCCGGGTGGTCCAGCAGGCGTACAACAAGGAGCACGGGATCGACCCGCAGCCGCTGCGGAAGAAGATCGGCGACATCCTGGACACCCTCGCCCGCGAGGAGGTGGACACCGACCAGCTGCTCTCCACCGGCTACCGCGGTGCCGGGGCCAAGGGCGGCAAGGCGCCGGTCCCGGCCCTGGGCAAGGACCGCAAGCCGGCCAAGTCGATGCCGGCCGCCGAGCTGGCCGAACTGATCCAGTCGATGACCGAGCGGATGCACGCGGCGGCGACGGACCTCCAGTTCGAGGTCGCGGCCCGGCTGCGGGACGAGGTCAAGGAGCTGAAGAAGGAGCTGCGGCAGATGCGCGAGGCCGGCATCGCCTGAGCGGCCTCCCGCGGCCTCCCGCGGCGTGCCGCCGGGCCCCGCCGGGCGTGGCCGGTTCCGTTCCCGGTCAAGCCCGGCGGTGTCTCAGCCCTGCCACAAAGGGGTACACGGCGATCGAAGCGTTCTGCCGCAGGGCCTAGGCTGGCCTGCGGTGCCGCCGCTGGACGGGGCGGCCGCAACAGGGGGCCTCAGCCGGGGGACGGCAACGGGGTGTTCCACCGTGGAGCCTGCGCGGGGATCGACCGCGCGGCTGGGCAGAGAGGACACATCGCCGTGTCGGTGACACTTGCCAAGGGTCAGCGGGTCAGCCTCCAGAAGGGGTCGGGCGAGACGCTCACCGTGGTCCGGATGGGCCTCGGCTGGGAGGCGGCGCCCCGCCGCGGCCTGTTCGGCAGCCGGACCAGGCAGATCGACCTGGACGCCTCGGCCCTGCTGTACGCCGAGCGGACCCCGTCCGACGTGGTGTTCTTCCAGCACCTGGAGAGCGCCGACGGCTCGGTCAGGCACACTGGGGACAACCTGGTCGGCGGAGCCGGCGCGGGGGAGGACGACGAGGCGATCCTGGTCGACCTGGCGCACGTGCCGCCGCAGATCACCCAGGTGGTGTTCACGGTGAGCTCGTACACCGGGCAGACCTTCGCGGAGGTCCGGAACGCGCACTGCCGGCTGGTCGACGAGTCGACCGGGCTGGAGCTGGCCCGGTACGAGCTGACCGGCGGCGGTCCGCACACCGGGCAGATCATGGCGAAGGTGTTCCGCGAGGAGTCCGGCGGCTGGGGGATGCAGGCGATCGGGGCCCCGGCCCGCGGCCGGACCTTCCAGGACCTGCTGCCCGCCATCGAGCCGTTCCTGTAGCGGCCGGAGCCGGATCGGGCGCGGGCGCCGGTACGGGCCCCGGAGCCCGGGCGGCTTTACCTTCTTTACCTTTCCTTGGGATTGCTGTTACCCTCGTTGGCAGCGGAGGGGAGTATTCCCCCGCAGTCGTCCCCGTCATCACGGGTGCCCCCAGCGGCACCCCGGGGCGCTGGTCCGCGGGCGCGCCGTAGCGCGTCCGACGGGCGGAAGAGACCTCCGGCAGTGACGATGACTGTCTCGCCTACCTGCCGGAGGAGCAGTAGTGGACGTTTCCGTAAGCCTGTGGGTCGGCACGATCGTGGTGCTTTTGGCACTGATCGTGGCCGATTTCTTCATCGGCGGCCGAAAGCCGCACGAGGTGTCGATCAAGGAAGCCGGTATCTGGACCACGGTCTGGATCGTGCTGGCGGCACTCTTCGGCGGGTTCCTCTGGTGGCACTCCGGCGCGCAGCCGGCCGGTGAGTTCTTCGCCGGGTACATCACCGAGAAGTCGCTCAGTGTCGACAACCTGTTCGTGTTCATCCTGATCATGAGCAAGTTCGCGGTGCCGAGGATCTACCAGCAGCGCGTGCTGATGTTCGGTGTGATCATCGCCCTGGTGCTCCGGGCGATCTTCATCGCCGGCGGCGCGGCCCTGGTCACGCAGTTCTCCTGGGTCTTCTTCATCTTCGGCGCCTTCCTGATCTGGACGGCGTGGAAGCTGATCAAGGAGGCGCGCTCCGACGAGGAGGACGAGGAGTTCGAGGAGAACCGCCTGCTCAAGACGATCGAGCGGCGCTTCCCGTCGACCGACAAGTACCACGGCACCAAGCTCTTCATCCGGGAGAACGGCCGCCGGCTGATGACCCCGATGCTGATCGTCATGCTGGCGATCGGCACCACCGACGTCCTGTTCGCGCTGGACTCGATCCCGGCGATCTTCGGCCTGACCCAGGACCCGTACATCGTCTTCACCGCCAACGCCTTCGCGCTGATGGGTCTGCGCCAGCTGTACTTCCTGATCGGCGGCCTGCTGAAGAAGCTGGTCCACCTCTCGTACGGCCTGTCGGTGATCCTCGGCTTCATCGGCGTGAAGCTGGTGCTGCACGCGGCGCACGAGCAGGGCGCCCACGTCCCGGAGATCGGCATCCCGTTCTCGCTGGGCTTCATCGTGGTGGTGCTCGCCGTCACCACCGTGACCAGCCTGATGGCCTCGAAGAAGGCCGAGCGGGCCGAGGCGGCGGAGAAGATCGACGCCTGACCCCGTCCCCGAGCGCAGCGGGCCCGCGACCGAGCAGTGGTCGCGGGCCCGCTGTCGTCCCGGAAGGCCCTGGGCGGGCCGCCGGCGGGCCTACCAGCCGCGCTCCTGCCAGACGGGCAGGTTCGGGCGCTCGGCGCCCAGGGTGGTGTCGTTCCCGTGGCCGGGGTAGACCCAGGCCTCGTCCGGCAGCGCGTCGAAGAGCTTCTCGTTGACGTCCCGGAAGAGGGTCCGGAAGGCCTCCGGGTCGCCCCAGGTGTTCCCCACGCCGCCCGGGAAGAGGCAGTCGCCCGTGAACACGTGCGGGTGCCCCTGCGGGTCGTCGTAGACCAGCACGATCGCACCGGGGGTGTGGCCGACCAGGTGCCGGACGGTCAGCTCGCAGCGGCCCACCCGCAGGGTGTCGCCGTCGTCGAGCGGCAGGTCGGTCGGCACCTCGACGGCCTCGGCGTCGATCCGCCCGGCGGCGGTGCGGGCGCCGGTGGCGGCCACCACCTCGGCCAGCGCGCCCCAGTGGTCGTGGTGCCGGTGGGTGGTGACCACGGTGGCGAGGTTCTCGCCGACGGTCTCCAGCAGGACCGGTGCGTCGGCCGCCGCGTCGATCAGCAGCTGCTCGTCGGTGTCGCGGCAGCGCAGCAGGTAGGCGTTGTTGTCGTACGGTCCGACCGCCACCTTGGTGATGATCAGATGGGCCAGCTCGCGCACGTCCGGCGGTCCGCCGACCTTGACCGCTCCGTGGTACGTCATCCGTCCGCTCCTCGTGGTGTGGGTTGCCCTGACAGCATCTCGCCTCCGGGGCGGTCAGCCCAGCGGGGGGAGGACCGGCAGGGCGGCGGGACCGTCGGCGAGCGGGGCGCCGCCGCGGTGGACCAGGAGCCCGTCGCCCGCGGAGCGGCCGGAGAGCCAGGCGGTGAGCGCCCGGACCGGGCCCTCGGCGGTCAGCGCGGGCGCGTCGCCGGCGGAGCCGATCAGGGCCTCGTCCGCGGTGTCCCCGGCCACCAGCCGGACCGCCGGGAGGTCCGCGGCGCCCGCGAGCCGGCCCGCCAGCCGCCGGAACTCCGCCACCGCGAAGGACTCCGGCCAGTCCGCGGGCGTGTGGCCGGCGGCCAGGTCGACGTGGTGGTACTCGACCTCCATCAGCCGCTTCCACGGGATGTCGTACGCCGGGAAGTCGTAGCCGGACCGGTGCCGGACCGAGGCCGTCCAGGCGGTGCCGGGCAGCTTCGCGGCCGCGGCGGCGAAGCTCCGGTGGGTGTCCTCCAGGTCGTCGAGCTGGACCTCCGGCGGGCGGCCCGCGCCGTCCTCGATGCCCTGGTCGCGGGCCTCCTCGCTGGCGTACTGCGGGATGTCGGTGCCGGTGCGGGCGCCGTCGAGCAGGTTGACCAGCGAGTCGGCGTTCCGGGCGAGGTGGGCCAGCACGTGGCCCCTGGTCCAGCCGGGCAGGGCGGACGGCTCCGCCAGGGCCGCGGGGTCCAGCGCCCTCACGGTCCGCAGCAGGGCGTCGGTGCTCGCGGCCACCCCGCGCAGCCGCTCGCCCGCGAGGTCGGCGGCCCGGTCGGCGGCCGCGTCGGCGCTCCCGCCGGCGCTCTGGAGGGTGGTCTCGGACTCGCTCATCGGATGCGCTCCCCGTCGGAGTGGTCGGCGGCGTTGCCCGGACGGGGCCTCGCTCGTTGACGAGGGTGACGCTATCTCCCCGTGTCGTGGCTGAGCAGGGGTTTTCCCGAACCGCCACCGTCAGCGCCCGGCGAGCGCTTCACTCGTTCGGGTGGACCCGGCTGGACGAGCTCGATAATCGAACGCGTGAGCTAGTAGGCTGACTGGCGCATCCTGGAAGAAGCAACGCATCACATTCCAGCCCTCTCGCCCGGAGAAAGGCGCCAGAAGCAGTGGCCGACCGCCTCATCGTCCGCGGTGCTCGCGAGCACAACCTCAAGAACGTCTCGCTCGACCTGCCCCGCGACTCCCTCATCGTCTTCACGGGCCTCTCCGGGTCCGGTAAGTCCTCGCTGGCCTTCGACACGATCTTCGCCGAAGGGCAGCGCCGCTACGTCGAGTCGCTGTCCTCCTACGCCCGCCAGTTCCTCGGGCAGATGGACAAGCCCGACGTCGACTTCATCGAAGGCCTCTCCCCGGCCGTCTCGATCGACCAGAAGTCCACCAACCGCAACCCCCGCTCGACCGTCGGCACAATCACCGAGGTCTACGACTACCTCCGCCTGCTGTTCGCCCGGATCGGCAAGCCGCACTGCCCGCACTGCGGCCGCCCGATCGCCAAGCAGTCCCCGCAGGCCGTCGTGGACAAGGTGCTGGCGCTCGCCGAGGGCACCCGCTTCCAGGTGCTCAGCCCGGTGGTGCGCGAGCGCAAGGGCGAGTTCGTCGACCTCTTCGCCGACCTCCAGTCCAAGGGCTACGCCCGGGCCCGGGTGGACGGCGAGACGGTCCAGCTCGCCGAGCCGCCCAAGCTCAAGAAGCAGGAGAAGCACACGGTCGAGGTGGTCATCGACCGCCTCACCGTCAAGGAGAGCGCCAAGCGCCGCCTGACCGACTCGGTGGAGACCGCCCTGCGGCTCTCCGGCGGCATGGTCGTGCTCGACTTCGTCGACCTCCCGGAGGACGACCCCGAGCGCGAGCGGATGTACTCCGAGCACCTGTACTGCCCCTACGACGACGTGTCGTTCGAGGAGCTGGAGCCGCGCTCGTTCTCCTTCAACTCGCCGTTCGGCGCCTGCCCGGACTGCTCCGGCCTCGGCAACCGGATGGAGGTCGACCCGGAGCTGGTCGTCCCCGACGACGAGAAGTCGCTGGACGAGGGCGCCATCCACCCGTGGTCCGGCGGCCACACCAAGGAGTACTTCCAGCGCCTGATCGACGCGCTCG from Kitasatospora sp. NBC_00458 includes:
- the zapE gene encoding cell division protein ZapE is translated as MIAPEPIAATGGAPGPSALTDRRPVVPAERLVAEMVPPPRFSDVSFGTYIPDPTQPSQYEAVQVLEQFAGALNSGGGSAPKRSWFRRSAPAPTGPAGVYLDGGYGVGKTHLLASLWHAAPGPKAFGTFVELTNLVGALGFQQAVTTLSGHRLLCIDEFELDDPGDTVLVSTLLGRLVDNGVRLCATSNTLPEKLGEGRFAAADFLREIQGLSAHFRPMRIDGQDYRHRGLPAAPPPYTDAQVDAAAHRTPGASLDDFDALLGHLSAVHPSRYGALLDDVTAVCLRGVRQVDDQSTALRLVVLADRMYDRELPVTASGVPFDQVFPEEMLRGGYRKKYLRAVSRLVALARDSAA
- the uvrB gene encoding excinuclease ABC subunit UvrB, with translation MRPITNIERSETPFEVVSPYQPNGDQPAAIAELERRVRGGEKDVVLLGATGTGKSATTAWMIEKLQRPTLVMAPNKTLAAQLANEFRELLPNNAVEYFVSYYDYYQPEAYVPQTDTYIEKDSSINEEVERLRHSATNSLLTRRDVVVVASVSCIYGLGTPQEYVDRMVRLKVGEEIDRDILLRRFVDIQYTRNDLAFTRGTFRVRGDTIEIFPVYEELAVRIEMFGDEIEALYTLHPLTGEIISQDDSVHVFPASHYVAGPERMERAVGDIEKELEQTLARMEKQGKLLEAQRLRMRTTYDLEMLRQIGTCSGVENYSMHFDGREPGSPPNTLLDYFPEDFLLVIDESHVTVPQIGAMYEGDASRKRTLVEHGFRLPSAMDNRPLKWEEFQQRIGQTVYLSATPGQYELSRGDGQVEQIIRPTGLIDPEVIVKPTEGQIDDLVHEVRKRVERDERVLVTTLTKKMSEDLTDYMLGLDIRVRYLHSDIDTLRRVELLRELRAGEYDVLVGINLLREGLDLPEVSLVAILDADKEGFLRSGTSLIQTIGRAARNVSGQVHMYADRITPAMEKAIGETNRRRVVQQAYNKEHGIDPQPLRKKIGDILDTLAREEVDTDQLLSTGYRGAGAKGGKAPVPALGKDRKPAKSMPAAELAELIQSMTERMHAAATDLQFEVAARLRDEVKELKKELRQMREAGIA
- a CDS encoding TerD family protein, with translation MSVTLAKGQRVSLQKGSGETLTVVRMGLGWEAAPRRGLFGSRTRQIDLDASALLYAERTPSDVVFFQHLESADGSVRHTGDNLVGGAGAGEDDEAILVDLAHVPPQITQVVFTVSSYTGQTFAEVRNAHCRLVDESTGLELARYELTGGGPHTGQIMAKVFREESGGWGMQAIGAPARGRTFQDLLPAIEPFL
- a CDS encoding TerC family protein, with product MDVSVSLWVGTIVVLLALIVADFFIGGRKPHEVSIKEAGIWTTVWIVLAALFGGFLWWHSGAQPAGEFFAGYITEKSLSVDNLFVFILIMSKFAVPRIYQQRVLMFGVIIALVLRAIFIAGGAALVTQFSWVFFIFGAFLIWTAWKLIKEARSDEEDEEFEENRLLKTIERRFPSTDKYHGTKLFIRENGRRLMTPMLIVMLAIGTTDVLFALDSIPAIFGLTQDPYIVFTANAFALMGLRQLYFLIGGLLKKLVHLSYGLSVILGFIGVKLVLHAAHEQGAHVPEIGIPFSLGFIVVVLAVTTVTSLMASKKAERAEAAEKIDA
- a CDS encoding MBL fold metallo-hydrolase — encoded protein: MTYHGAVKVGGPPDVRELAHLIITKVAVGPYDNNAYLLRCRDTDEQLLIDAAADAPVLLETVGENLATVVTTHRHHDHWGALAEVVAATGARTAAGRIDAEAVEVPTDLPLDDGDTLRVGRCELTVRHLVGHTPGAIVLVYDDPQGHPHVFTGDCLFPGGVGNTWGDPEAFRTLFRDVNEKLFDALPDEAWVYPGHGNDTTLGAERPNLPVWQERGW
- a CDS encoding maleylpyruvate isomerase family mycothiol-dependent enzyme; amino-acid sequence: MSESETTLQSAGGSADAAADRAADLAGERLRGVAASTDALLRTVRALDPAALAEPSALPGWTRGHVLAHLARNADSLVNLLDGARTGTDIPQYASEEARDQGIEDGAGRPPEVQLDDLEDTHRSFAAAAAKLPGTAWTASVRHRSGYDFPAYDIPWKRLMEVEYHHVDLAAGHTPADWPESFAVAEFRRLAGRLAGAADLPAVRLVAGDTADEALIGSAGDAPALTAEGPVRALTAWLSGRSAGDGLLVHRGGAPLADGPAALPVLPPLG